Genomic DNA from Pigmentiphaga litoralis:
TCGAACAGCGTGCCGGTGGACAGCGGTTCGTTCGACAGGTCATCGGCCGGGTCGCCCTCGGCGAACAAGGAATTGCTGTCGGACGGGTCCGCAAGCAGGTCGGCGTCAGACCGGTCCGCAAGTAAATCTGTGGATACGGTGTCGCCCCGTTCCACTGGCTCGCGCGACGCAACATCGCCTGCCAGGTCAGCCGCGGTGACATCGTCAGCCGTCACGTCGTCAGCAGTGACTTCCGTTGGCGTGACGTCGCCGGCGGTGGCATCCAGTGCGGCGCCCGCGTCAGTATCGATCTCGGCCGCGCTTGCCGCATCACGCAGGGCAGCGCTCAGCGCTTCCGACCTCAACCCGGGATCGCCCGCCGCAGAGTCGTTTTCCCCAAAGCCGCCGGCCGCAGACTCGACCTGCCCAAAGCCGCCCGCCCCGCCTGCGCCCTCCGTTCCCGCATTTCCCACCGGCCACACCGGTTCCCCGCTCTGCAACAGCCCTGCCGGCAAGGCGTCCCACGCGCGCTGGGCGTCCTCCGGCCGGCCGGCGTCGGACGCAGGCAGGGCCCACACCTTCACATGGCGGCCGGCCTCGTGCAGCATCCGGGCCAGGACCAGGCCGTCGCCCCCGTTATTGCCGGGTCCGCACAGCACGACCACGGCCCCGCTGGGCCACGACGTGGCGATGCGGGCGGCGGCGCTGCGGGCGGCGCGGTCCATGAGGGTACCGGGGGGCAGGGTGGCGGCCGCGTCGGTTTCAATGCGGCGCAGGGCGGTCGAAGTCAGCAGAAGAGGGGAAGCAGGCATACGCAGGACTCCGAAAAGGTCGTCAAGCGTTTAATTCTTGCGCGTGTACCGCCCGATGTCCAATCCGGTCAGATCGATGGCCGGAGCCTTGCCCGCCACCAGATCGGCCACGATCCGTCCGGCGCCGGCTGCAAACGTCCACCCCTGGGACCCATGCCCCGAGTTGATGAACAGCCGTGGCATGCCCGTGGGGCCTAGCACGGGCGGGCCGTCGGGGGTCATGGGCCGCACGCCTGACCACCAGGCGGTTCGCGACATATCGAGCCGCCCGGGCAGCCAATCCATGCCGACCCGTGACAGCGTCCGCAACGCCTTGTTTCGCAAAGTCGCGTCGCGCGACCCGATTTCGGCCGTGCCGGCGATGCGAAGGCGCTGCCCGAAGGGCGTGATGCTGGTTTTGTATGCCTCGTCCATGACCGTCTGGCGCGGACCAATCGTGTCGGGGCGCAGGGCGACGTTTGCCGAATAGGTCTTGATGCCAAGGACGGGCAGGCGCACGCCCATTGGCCGCATCAGCCGGGCCGAATCGGCCCCGGCGCACATCACGACCGCGTCGGCCGACAGCGTGCGTCCTTCGGTCAGGCGCACGCCCTGCACGGCGCCGGCCTGCGCCGTCAGTTGCCGGACCGTCGCATTGAACAGGAAGGTCACGCCGGCCTCTTCAGCCAGGTTGGACAGCTGACGCGCAAACAACGGGCAGTTGCCCGACTCGTCATTCGGAAAGTGGATGGCGCCGGCCAGCGGCGTACCAATCTCGATGGCGCGCGCCAGGCTGGGCTCGAGCTGCGCCGTCTCGTCGCGCGACAGCACGGTGTGCACGACACCGGTGGCTTCAAGCACACGGCGCGTGTGCAATGACGCGGCCACATCGCGGTCGCTGCGCAGCAATTGCAGCAGGCCGGTGCGTTGCTCGTATTCCAGCGTGTGGGTCTCGCGCAGTCCGCGCAACTGGTCGCCGCTGTAGCGGGCCAGCCGTTGCATG
This window encodes:
- a CDS encoding D-amino acid dehydrogenase: MHVIVVGAGIVGVCTAYFLSQEGMRVTVIDRRSGVAQEASFGNAGFVAPGYTSPWSAPGLRASLLTGLFKPEAPVLLRPSLDPAVWRWVRQWLGQCRADRSLAHHEIMQRLARYSGDQLRGLRETHTLEYEQRTGLLQLLRSDRDVAASLHTRRVLEATGVVHTVLSRDETAQLEPSLARAIEIGTPLAGAIHFPNDESGNCPLFARQLSNLAEEAGVTFLFNATVRQLTAQAGAVQGVRLTEGRTLSADAVVMCAGADSARLMRPMGVRLPVLGIKTYSANVALRPDTIGPRQTVMDEAYKTSITPFGQRLRIAGTAEIGSRDATLRNKALRTLSRVGMDWLPGRLDMSRTAWWSGVRPMTPDGPPVLGPTGMPRLFINSGHGSQGWTFAAGAGRIVADLVAGKAPAIDLTGLDIGRYTRKN